From Streptomyces sp. TLI_053, a single genomic window includes:
- a CDS encoding SchA/CurD-like domain-containing protein: protein MTTLSEPPARHHSASDTRLRVVLMLEIQDGAQQRFMDVYEQLRHQVASVPGHVSDQLCQNINDPRQWLITSEWEDQDTFLEWVDSPAHREMVKPMHGCVSDTFRSMRYTILRETSAAGVTGTRAPAEVPAGLPRTAPAGQVGPPKADPGPDGVVRHALTFTVKPGTEPEVARILSGYASPRAEVDGTTRLRRTSLFMHGNRVVRAVEVIGSLGDALRHVAMQPEVRAVEEAINPHLEEARQLGDPQAARAFFARAALPAENQAVAGTPAAGRPHRHAVLYPVKPGNGQAVTDLLAEYDELATVDPTGPVATSTVFHRDDVVVRLVDLRVPPEADPAAALGIAGEREAAVLGRLLDLGPEVDLRTDAGLRAFLAARAMNPVTDRTSQDS, encoded by the coding sequence ATGACGACTCTGTCCGAACCGCCCGCGCGGCACCACTCCGCCTCCGACACCCGGCTGCGGGTGGTGCTGATGCTGGAGATCCAGGACGGCGCCCAGCAGCGCTTCATGGACGTCTACGAGCAGCTCCGCCACCAGGTCGCCTCCGTGCCCGGCCACGTCAGCGACCAGCTCTGCCAGAACATCAACGACCCCCGGCAGTGGCTCATCACCAGCGAGTGGGAGGACCAGGACACCTTCCTGGAGTGGGTGGACAGCCCGGCCCACCGCGAGATGGTCAAGCCGATGCACGGCTGCGTCAGCGACACCTTCCGCTCGATGCGCTACACGATCCTGCGCGAGACCTCCGCCGCCGGTGTCACCGGCACCCGCGCCCCGGCCGAGGTGCCGGCCGGCCTGCCGCGGACCGCCCCGGCCGGGCAGGTCGGCCCGCCCAAGGCCGACCCCGGCCCGGACGGCGTGGTCCGGCACGCGCTCACCTTCACCGTGAAGCCCGGCACCGAGCCCGAGGTGGCCCGGATCCTGTCCGGCTACGCCTCCCCCCGGGCCGAGGTCGACGGGACCACCCGGCTGCGCCGCACCTCCCTGTTCATGCACGGCAACCGTGTCGTCCGCGCGGTCGAGGTGATCGGCAGCCTCGGCGACGCGCTGCGGCACGTCGCCATGCAGCCCGAGGTGCGGGCCGTCGAGGAGGCGATCAACCCGCACCTGGAGGAGGCCCGTCAGCTGGGCGACCCGCAGGCGGCGCGCGCCTTCTTCGCCCGGGCCGCGCTGCCCGCCGAGAACCAGGCCGTGGCCGGCACCCCGGCCGCCGGACGGCCGCACCGGCACGCCGTGCTCTACCCGGTGAAGCCCGGGAACGGCCAGGCGGTCACCGACCTCCTCGCCGAGTACGACGAGCTCGCCACCGTCGACCCGACCGGCCCGGTCGCGACCAGCACCGTGTTCCACCGGGACGACGTGGTGGTCCGGCTGGTGGACCTGCGGGTCCCGCCGGAGGCGGACCCGGCGGCGGCGCTCGGCATCGCCGGCGAGCGCGAGGCCGCCGTCCTGGGCCGGCTGCTCGACCTCGGCCCCGAGGTCGACCTGCGGACCGACGCCGGACTGCGCGCCTTCCTCGCCGCGCGGGCGATGAACCCGGTCACCGACCGCACCTCGCAGGACTCCTGA
- a CDS encoding cupin domain-containing protein, which yields MSTQYPPIVNVSDAPENRRRGGDLRAMLTPTTCGATSGFMGLAIVQPGERIGEHYHPYSEEFVFVVAGDLEVDLDDETRILKPEQGLMIPINMRHRFRNVGDTVAKMVFHLGPLAPRPELGHVDTEETGAAVNAGPPEHAKVAS from the coding sequence ATGTCCACGCAGTACCCACCGATCGTGAACGTCTCCGACGCCCCGGAGAACCGCCGGCGCGGCGGCGACCTGCGCGCCATGCTCACCCCGACCACCTGCGGCGCCACCAGCGGGTTCATGGGGCTGGCCATCGTGCAGCCGGGCGAGCGGATCGGCGAGCACTACCACCCGTACTCCGAGGAGTTCGTCTTCGTCGTCGCAGGCGACCTGGAGGTGGACCTGGACGACGAGACCCGGATCCTCAAGCCCGAACAGGGGCTGATGATCCCGATCAACATGCGCCACCGGTTCCGCAACGTCGGCGACACCGTGGCCAAGATGGTCTTCCACCTCGGCCCGCTGGCACCGCGCCCCGAACTCGGCCACGTGGACACCGAGGAGACCGGGGCGGCGGTCAACGCCGGGCCGCCGGAACACGCCAAGGTGGCTTCGTGA
- a CDS encoding TcmI family type II polyketide cyclase: MHRALIVARMKPDAATGIAEVFADSDNRGELPHLIGVTGRSLFQFGDVYLHLIEADRPPGPAVAQVVGHPEFRAVSDALTSYVQAYDPATWRGPKDAMAREFYRWERRG, encoded by the coding sequence ATCCACCGCGCCCTGATCGTCGCCCGGATGAAGCCCGACGCGGCCACCGGCATCGCCGAGGTCTTCGCCGACTCCGACAACCGGGGTGAACTCCCCCATCTGATCGGCGTCACCGGGCGCAGCCTGTTCCAGTTCGGCGACGTGTACCTGCACCTGATCGAGGCGGACCGGCCGCCCGGGCCGGCCGTCGCCCAGGTGGTCGGCCACCCCGAGTTCCGGGCCGTCAGCGACGCGCTGACCAGCTATGTCCAGGCGTACGACCCGGCCACCTGGCGGGGGCCGAAGGACGCGATGGCGCGCGAGTTCTACCGCTGGGAGCGCCGCGGCTGA
- a CDS encoding non-ribosomal peptide synthetase: MTPSRSTTAPTAVAAAVVAPTTAAATVPALVARQAAERPEALAVTDGTTTLTYRELVENARRLAAELTARGVAPGSAVGVLCARGSRIAVAHLAVWWAGGHVLPLDPAYPAARLTAMLDDAAVRLTLGDKALLAELDLTEDRSLVLTETGPAGTGDDEHGPAPVDPDPDAAAVVYFTSGSTGRPKGVLVPHHAVTGLVTAADGVVLRPGDRMLVRTSAGFDLSTLELWGPLANGAALAVPTADRPSAEELARDVERFGVTHAVLATALFHQLAARGSRIFGVLRHVVVGGEALAAEHAGAVLRAYPWLELVNGYGPTEATTFATLHRVRPADCAGPVPIGRPFGGTGAAVLDRDRRPVPDGTRGELWLTGRLALGYLGRPDLTAERFVELPGLGRAYGTGDLVSRRPDGTLDFHGRLDDQVKVRGYRIEPGEVEHALRRLPEVAEAAVVVRRAGREDAALTAFLVAAEGARPTPESLRRQLAERLPAHLVPTAWTVLDTLPLTGSGKVDRRALAAEEEPAGTATSAGTARPVTGPAALGPIEQVVAAAWSRALETEVTTPEAEFFALGGHSLLAMWVVDDLREDLGVELPLGDFLGRPTVAGQAALIERALLAADSAGSAGSAASADATGAADPDLVTAGARPQESAR, encoded by the coding sequence ATGACTCCCTCCCGCTCCACCACTGCTCCGACCGCCGTCGCCGCGGCCGTCGTCGCTCCGACCACTGCCGCCGCCACCGTCCCGGCGCTGGTCGCCCGGCAGGCCGCCGAGCGCCCCGAGGCGCTCGCCGTCACCGACGGCACCACCACCCTGACCTACCGCGAACTCGTCGAGAACGCACGGCGGTTGGCCGCCGAGCTGACCGCCCGCGGAGTCGCCCCCGGCAGCGCCGTCGGCGTGCTCTGCGCCCGCGGCAGCCGGATCGCCGTGGCCCACCTCGCCGTCTGGTGGGCCGGCGGCCATGTGCTGCCGCTCGACCCGGCGTACCCGGCCGCGCGCCTCACCGCGATGCTCGACGACGCGGCCGTCCGGCTCACCCTCGGCGACAAGGCGCTGCTGGCCGAACTCGATCTGACCGAGGACCGCTCGCTGGTGCTCACCGAGACCGGCCCCGCCGGGACCGGCGACGACGAGCACGGGCCCGCTCCGGTCGACCCCGACCCGGACGCCGCCGCCGTCGTGTACTTCACCTCCGGCTCCACCGGGCGGCCCAAGGGCGTGCTGGTGCCGCACCACGCCGTCACCGGGCTGGTCACCGCCGCCGACGGGGTCGTGCTGCGCCCCGGCGACCGGATGCTGGTCCGGACCTCCGCCGGTTTCGACCTCTCCACCCTGGAACTCTGGGGCCCGCTGGCCAACGGTGCCGCGCTCGCCGTGCCGACCGCCGACCGCCCGAGCGCGGAGGAACTCGCCCGTGACGTCGAGCGGTTCGGCGTCACCCACGCCGTGCTCGCGACCGCCCTGTTCCACCAGCTCGCTGCGCGCGGCTCACGGATCTTCGGCGTGCTGCGGCACGTCGTCGTCGGCGGCGAGGCGCTCGCGGCCGAGCACGCCGGCGCCGTGCTGCGGGCCTACCCGTGGCTCGAACTGGTCAACGGCTACGGCCCGACCGAGGCCACCACCTTCGCCACCCTGCACCGGGTCCGGCCCGCCGACTGCGCGGGCCCGGTGCCGATCGGCCGTCCGTTCGGCGGCACCGGCGCCGCCGTCCTCGACCGGGACCGCCGACCCGTCCCGGACGGCACCCGGGGCGAACTCTGGCTGACCGGACGGCTGGCGCTCGGCTACCTCGGCCGGCCCGATCTGACGGCCGAGCGCTTCGTCGAACTCCCCGGCCTGGGCCGGGCGTACGGCACCGGCGACCTGGTGTCCCGGCGCCCGGACGGCACCCTCGACTTCCACGGCCGGCTGGACGACCAGGTGAAGGTGCGCGGCTACCGGATCGAGCCCGGCGAGGTCGAGCACGCGCTGCGCCGCCTGCCCGAGGTCGCCGAGGCCGCCGTGGTGGTCCGCCGCGCGGGGCGCGAGGACGCCGCGCTGACCGCCTTCCTGGTCGCCGCCGAGGGCGCCCGCCCGACGCCGGAGTCGCTGCGCCGACAGCTCGCCGAGCGCCTTCCGGCCCATCTGGTGCCGACCGCCTGGACGGTGCTGGACACCCTCCCGCTCACCGGCAGCGGCAAGGTCGACCGCCGCGCGCTGGCCGCCGAGGAGGAGCCGGCCGGGACCGCCACCAGCGCCGGGACCGCCCGCCCCGTCACCGGCCCCGCGGCTCTCGGCCCGATCGAGCAGGTCGTCGCAGCCGCCTGGTCGCGCGCCCTGGAGACCGAAGTGACGACCCCAGAAGCCGAGTTCTTCGCCCTGGGCGGCCACTCGCTGCTCGCCATGTGGGTGGTCGACGACCTCCGCGAGGACCTGGGTGTCGAGCTGCCGCTCGGCGACTTCCTGGGCCGGCCCACCGTGGCCGGTCAGGCCGCCCTGATCGAACGCGCCCTGCTCGCGGCCGATTCGGCGGGGTCCGCCGGGTCCGCCGCGTCCGCCGATGCGACCGGGGCCGCCGACCCCGACCTCGTGACCGCCGGCGCCCGCCCCCAGGAGTCCGCCCGATGA
- a CDS encoding condensation domain-containing protein: MTAPIDQAELLRRARSRAGKPAPGTPAAGPVRRATAPGPAPLSHAQQRMWLMDRLGQGGPRYHVPLATRLRGPLDRDALAAALTGLTARHHVLRTRYGHQDDRPHQEPAPPAAVPLPVRDAAPEDAAALLRDEAARSFDLATGPVLRALLLRHAPDDHTLLLTIHHIAVDGGSLPVLAEELGALYAAAAGGGPADLPEPGIQYADYARWERERDDRLAAAAAARATGLAGAGPLPLLRPVPPGTPERRAVLHSAPLTADTVDGLRRLGARHGATVFTVVLAAAFAALRAATGGSDLVLGCAGGHRARPELRRLIGLQVNTLPVRARLPEPDGDPAFTELLAVVRTALLDAQEHHEVPFDLVVERLGAAARGADGTPLLAVSCDLVHPAEPLALPGLTAEAVEVDLGLAKFGLTLLVEDGPEPRCLLQHDPAALDGATAGRLHTAFAELLAAVATDADRPLSRLPGERLVDERRPVERLVDERHPDERLAGELPGATGPVDHPDRHPAVAALLADPRVADAALHLAEHGPALAYATVRGPVAPSGAELRAALRRRLADPDALPHAVTLLDRIPRRSDGALDPARLPGAPAAHLDTVRDVFAELLGARPPAEGDFFGLGGHSLVAVQLAERLRARLGLPLTGLDVLERRTPRALAALLAERAAERAAERGGARRTAAGTAAVPAARAGTVLLTGASGGVGAALLQELVAQGRPVRALVRPESAHLVAGAGVEVAEGDLADLDSLRRAAEGAETVIHAACTFTEHAVDLAAMRTLVEGWRGTGGFVFVSSIDAYGRPAPGEVAEGGPSAGPLTAYGQAKLDCERILLDAAPSASGPVAVVRSPIVWGPHRRLRDQLRWGATGALYQAALAGRPILLPEPSAGWAGASWVHSAALARAVTAGLGLAPGRIVNAVTGHVSWADFAAELVRLLGSSSTVAHGPAAEAELLRPWSYRADALAGPLTPEPGEDWRAVLAAMTAQPAGAH, translated from the coding sequence ATGACCGCCCCGATCGACCAGGCCGAACTGCTCCGCCGCGCCCGGAGCCGCGCCGGGAAGCCCGCGCCCGGCACCCCGGCCGCCGGCCCGGTCCGGCGCGCCACCGCCCCCGGCCCGGCCCCGCTCTCCCACGCCCAGCAGCGGATGTGGCTGATGGACCGCCTCGGCCAGGGCGGCCCCCGCTACCACGTCCCGCTCGCCACCCGGCTGCGCGGCCCGCTGGACCGGGACGCCCTCGCCGCCGCCCTGACCGGCCTCACCGCCCGCCACCACGTCCTGCGCACCCGCTACGGCCACCAGGACGACCGGCCGCACCAGGAGCCCGCGCCGCCCGCCGCGGTGCCGCTCCCGGTCCGGGACGCCGCCCCCGAGGACGCCGCCGCCCTGCTGCGCGACGAGGCGGCCCGCTCGTTCGACCTCGCCACCGGCCCCGTCCTGCGCGCGCTGCTCCTGCGGCACGCCCCGGACGACCACACCCTGCTCCTGACGATCCATCACATCGCCGTCGACGGGGGATCGCTGCCCGTCCTCGCCGAGGAACTCGGCGCGCTGTACGCGGCCGCGGCCGGGGGCGGCCCCGCCGACCTGCCCGAACCCGGGATCCAGTACGCCGACTACGCCCGCTGGGAGCGCGAGCGCGACGACCGGCTCGCCGCCGCGGCCGCCGCCCGGGCCACCGGGCTCGCCGGTGCCGGGCCGCTCCCGCTGCTGCGCCCCGTCCCGCCCGGCACCCCCGAGCGCCGCGCCGTCCTGCACAGCGCACCGCTCACCGCCGACACCGTGGACGGACTGCGCCGGCTCGGCGCCCGGCACGGCGCGACCGTGTTCACCGTCGTCCTGGCCGCCGCCTTCGCGGCCCTGCGCGCCGCCACCGGTGGCTCCGACCTGGTGCTCGGCTGCGCCGGCGGCCACCGAGCCCGGCCCGAACTGCGGCGGCTGATCGGCCTCCAGGTCAACACCCTGCCGGTCCGCGCCCGGCTGCCCGAGCCGGACGGCGACCCGGCCTTCACCGAACTGCTGGCCGTCGTCCGCACCGCCCTGCTGGACGCCCAGGAGCACCACGAGGTGCCCTTCGACCTGGTCGTCGAACGCCTCGGTGCCGCCGCCCGCGGCGCCGACGGCACCCCGCTGCTCGCCGTGAGCTGCGACCTGGTCCACCCGGCCGAGCCGCTGGCGCTGCCGGGCCTCACCGCCGAGGCGGTGGAGGTCGACCTCGGGCTCGCCAAGTTCGGCCTGACCCTGCTGGTCGAGGACGGTCCGGAGCCGCGCTGCCTGCTCCAGCACGACCCGGCCGCCCTGGACGGGGCCACCGCCGGTCGGCTGCACACCGCTTTCGCCGAACTGCTGGCAGCCGTCGCCACCGATGCCGACCGCCCGCTGTCCCGCCTCCCCGGCGAGCGGCTCGTGGACGAGCGGCGTCCGGTCGAGCGGCTCGTGGACGAGCGGCATCCGGACGAGCGGCTCGCGGGCGAACTCCCCGGTGCGACCGGGCCGGTGGACCACCCCGACCGGCATCCCGCCGTCGCCGCCCTGCTCGCGGACCCCCGGGTCGCCGACGCCGCCCTGCACCTCGCCGAGCACGGTCCCGCCCTCGCCTACGCGACCGTCCGCGGCCCGGTCGCCCCCAGCGGCGCCGAACTGCGCGCCGCCCTCCGCCGCCGGCTCGCGGACCCCGACGCGCTCCCGCACGCCGTCACCCTGCTGGACCGCATCCCGCGCCGCTCCGACGGCGCCCTCGACCCGGCCCGGCTCCCCGGCGCGCCCGCCGCCCACCTGGACACCGTGCGCGACGTCTTCGCCGAACTGCTCGGCGCCCGGCCGCCCGCCGAGGGCGACTTCTTCGGCCTGGGCGGCCATTCCCTGGTCGCCGTGCAACTGGCGGAGCGGCTCCGCGCGCGCCTCGGCCTGCCGCTGACCGGCCTGGACGTGCTGGAGCGGCGGACCCCCCGGGCCCTGGCCGCCCTGCTGGCCGAACGCGCCGCAGAACGCGCGGCCGAACGCGGTGGCGCCCGCCGCACCGCCGCCGGCACCGCCGCCGTCCCCGCCGCCCGGGCCGGGACGGTGCTGCTGACCGGCGCCAGCGGCGGTGTCGGCGCCGCCCTGCTCCAGGAACTCGTCGCCCAGGGCCGCCCCGTGCGCGCCCTGGTCCGCCCCGAGTCGGCCCATCTGGTGGCCGGCGCCGGGGTGGAGGTCGCCGAGGGGGACCTCGCCGACCTGGACAGCCTGCGCCGGGCCGCGGAGGGTGCGGAGACCGTGATCCACGCCGCCTGCACCTTCACCGAGCACGCCGTCGACCTCGCCGCGATGCGGACCCTGGTCGAGGGCTGGCGTGGCACCGGTGGATTCGTCTTCGTCAGCAGCATCGACGCCTACGGCCGCCCGGCGCCCGGGGAGGTCGCCGAGGGCGGCCCCTCGGCCGGACCGCTCACCGCGTACGGGCAGGCCAAGCTCGACTGCGAGCGGATCCTGCTGGACGCCGCCCCGTCGGCCTCCGGCCCGGTCGCGGTGGTCCGCTCGCCGATCGTCTGGGGCCCGCACCGGCGGCTGCGCGACCAGCTCCGCTGGGGCGCCACCGGCGCGCTCTACCAGGCCGCGCTGGCCGGCCGCCCGATCCTGCTGCCGGAGCCCTCGGCCGGGTGGGCCGGGGCGAGCTGGGTGCACTCCGCCGCGCTGGCCCGGGCGGTGACGGCCGGCCTCGGCCTCGCCCCCGGCCGGATCGTCAACGCCGTCACCGGCCACGTCTCCTGGGCCGACTTCGCCGCCGAACTGGTGCGGCTGCTCGGCTCGTCGAGCACCGTCGCGCACGGCCCGGCCGCCGAGGCGGAGCTGCTGCGCCCCTGGTCCTACCGGGCCGACGCACTCGCCGGGCCGCTGACCCCGGAGCCCGGCGAGGACTGGCGCGCCGTGCTCGCCGCGATGACGGCGCAGCCCGCCGGGGCGCACTGA
- a CDS encoding SRPBCC family protein, which produces MPGHTDNEIVIEAPLDLVWEITNDLENWPQLFSEYASVEVLERDGERVTFRLTMHPDDDGKVWSWVSERTTDRPSLEVRARRVEPGPFEYMDIHWEYSEVPSGTRMRWVQDFAMKPTAPVDDDGMVNHINRNSRIQLQLIREKVEKKAAEL; this is translated from the coding sequence ATGCCCGGACACACGGACAACGAGATCGTCATCGAGGCCCCGCTCGACCTGGTCTGGGAGATCACCAACGATCTGGAGAACTGGCCGCAGCTGTTCAGCGAGTACGCCTCGGTGGAGGTGCTGGAGCGCGACGGCGAGCGGGTCACCTTCCGGCTGACCATGCACCCGGACGACGACGGCAAGGTCTGGAGCTGGGTCTCCGAGCGCACCACCGACCGCCCCTCGCTCGAGGTGCGGGCCCGGCGGGTCGAACCCGGCCCGTTCGAGTACATGGACATCCACTGGGAGTACTCCGAGGTGCCGTCCGGCACCCGGATGCGGTGGGTGCAGGACTTCGCGATGAAGCCCACCGCGCCCGTCGACGACGACGGCATGGTCAATCACATCAACCGCAACTCCCGGATCCAGCTGCAGCTGATCCGCGAGAAGGTCGAGAAGAAGGCCGCGGAGCTCTGA
- a CDS encoding acyl carrier protein, protein MSNTLNYPELAELIRARAGVEIDPVELERPGADFDEFGVDSLGLLGVVGELENRHGVKVTNGAESARTPAEFLALVNSAVTAKAGA, encoded by the coding sequence GTGAGCAACACCCTCAACTATCCCGAACTCGCGGAACTCATCCGGGCCCGGGCCGGCGTCGAGATCGACCCGGTCGAACTGGAGCGGCCCGGAGCCGACTTCGACGAGTTCGGCGTGGACTCCCTCGGCCTGCTCGGCGTCGTCGGCGAGCTGGAGAACCGACACGGAGTGAAGGTCACCAACGGCGCCGAGTCGGCCAGGACCCCGGCCGAGTTCCTGGCCCTGGTGAACTCCGCCGTGACTGCGAAGGCGGGTGCCTGA
- a CDS encoding beta-ketoacyl-[acyl-carrier-protein] synthase family protein, with product MSRRRVAVTGIGVVAPGGVGVPAFWDLLTAGRTATRGITLFDPAGFRSRIAAECDFDPAAHGLGPDEVQRADRYVQFAMVAADEAISDAGLDLTAEDPWRIGVSLGTAVGGTTRLEHDYALVSAGGARWDVDHRLAEPQLHRAFAPSTLASAVAERTGAHGPVQTVSTGCTSGLDAIGYAFQTVEDGRADICITGASDSPISPITVACFDAIKATSERNDDPAHASRPFDAHRDGFVLGEGGAVLVLEELEHARRRGARIYGEIGGFATFGNAYHMTGLTQEGLEMSRAIDHALAHARVDRTEVDYVNAHGSGTKQNDRHETAAVKRSLGEHAYRTPMSSIKSMVGHSLGAIGAIEVVACTLALDRGVVPPTANYETPDPECDLDYVPRTAREIPLRHILSVGSGFGGFQSAVVLTRTG from the coding sequence GTGAGCCGCCGACGGGTCGCCGTCACCGGAATCGGCGTGGTCGCGCCCGGTGGGGTCGGGGTCCCGGCGTTCTGGGACCTCCTCACCGCCGGGCGGACGGCGACCCGCGGCATCACGCTCTTCGACCCCGCCGGGTTCCGCTCCCGGATCGCCGCCGAGTGCGACTTCGACCCGGCGGCCCACGGGCTCGGCCCGGACGAGGTCCAACGGGCCGACCGCTACGTCCAGTTCGCGATGGTGGCGGCGGACGAGGCGATCAGCGACGCCGGACTCGACCTGACCGCCGAGGACCCGTGGCGGATCGGCGTCTCGCTCGGCACCGCCGTCGGCGGAACCACCCGGCTGGAGCACGACTACGCCCTGGTCAGCGCCGGCGGCGCCCGCTGGGACGTCGACCACCGGCTGGCCGAACCGCAGCTGCACCGGGCCTTCGCCCCCAGCACGCTCGCCTCGGCGGTCGCCGAGCGGACCGGCGCCCACGGACCGGTGCAGACCGTCTCCACCGGGTGCACCTCCGGCCTGGACGCGATCGGCTACGCCTTCCAGACGGTCGAGGACGGCCGGGCCGACATCTGCATCACCGGGGCCTCGGACTCGCCGATCTCGCCGATCACCGTCGCCTGCTTCGACGCCATCAAGGCCACCAGCGAACGCAACGACGACCCGGCACACGCCTCCCGGCCGTTCGACGCCCACCGGGACGGCTTCGTGCTCGGCGAGGGCGGCGCCGTCCTGGTGCTGGAGGAACTGGAGCACGCCCGGCGGCGCGGCGCCCGGATCTACGGCGAGATCGGGGGCTTCGCGACCTTCGGCAACGCCTACCACATGACCGGCCTGACCCAGGAGGGGCTGGAGATGTCCCGGGCGATCGACCACGCGCTCGCCCACGCCCGGGTCGACCGCACCGAGGTCGACTACGTCAACGCGCACGGCTCGGGCACCAAGCAGAACGACCGGCACGAGACGGCGGCGGTGAAGCGCTCGCTCGGCGAGCACGCCTACCGGACGCCGATGAGCTCGATCAAGTCGATGGTCGGGCACTCGCTCGGCGCGATCGGCGCGATCGAGGTGGTCGCCTGCACCCTCGCACTGGACCGCGGCGTCGTGCCGCCGACCGCCAACTACGAGACACCCGACCCGGAGTGCGACCTGGACTACGTGCCGCGCACCGCCCGGGAGATCCCGCTGCGCCACATCCTCTCGGTCGGCAGCGGCTTCGGCGGATTCCAGTCCGCCGTCGTGCTCACGAGAACGGGGTGA
- a CDS encoding beta-ketoacyl synthase N-terminal-like domain-containing protein, producing the protein MTSRQQERRAVITGLGVVAPNGVGADAFWKATRQGVSVLDRISREGCADLPLRVAGQVRDFDPQAVIDSRYLVQTDRFTHYAMAAADQAVADAGFVADPEHPYAVGVVTAAGSGGGEFGQGELQQLWGKGPQFVGPYQSIAWFYAASTGQVSIRGGYKGPCGVVASDEAGGLDAIAHAARSVVHGTDAVVVGAAEAPLAPYSMVCQLGYPELSLADRPDRAYLPFSPDAAGFAPAEGGAMLLLEDEATARRRGAAVRAYVAGHGATFTGASRWAESREGLAAAIRIALDRARISPEEVDVVFADALGIPAADRAEALALADALGPYAERVPVTAPKSGTGRAYCGAPPLDTVAAVLAMEDGVLPPTPNVTEVAHDLALVTGRARPAELRTALVLSRGLMGSNAALVLRRGEPD; encoded by the coding sequence ATGACGTCACGTCAACAGGAACGCCGGGCGGTGATCACCGGCCTGGGTGTGGTGGCACCGAACGGCGTCGGGGCCGATGCCTTCTGGAAGGCCACCAGGCAGGGCGTGAGCGTCCTCGACCGGATATCGCGCGAGGGCTGTGCGGACCTCCCGCTGCGCGTCGCGGGCCAGGTGCGGGACTTCGACCCGCAGGCCGTCATCGACAGCCGCTACCTGGTGCAGACCGACCGGTTCACGCACTACGCGATGGCCGCCGCCGACCAGGCGGTGGCGGACGCCGGCTTCGTCGCCGATCCGGAACACCCCTACGCGGTGGGCGTGGTGACCGCGGCCGGCTCGGGCGGCGGCGAGTTCGGCCAGGGCGAGCTCCAGCAACTGTGGGGCAAGGGACCGCAGTTCGTCGGCCCCTACCAGTCCATCGCCTGGTTCTACGCGGCCAGCACCGGCCAGGTGTCGATCCGCGGCGGCTACAAGGGCCCGTGCGGGGTGGTGGCCAGCGACGAGGCCGGCGGACTGGACGCGATCGCGCACGCCGCCCGCTCCGTCGTGCACGGCACCGACGCGGTGGTGGTCGGCGCCGCCGAGGCCCCGCTCGCGCCGTACTCGATGGTCTGCCAGCTCGGCTACCCCGAACTGAGCCTGGCCGACCGGCCCGACCGGGCCTACCTGCCGTTCTCCCCCGACGCGGCCGGCTTCGCCCCCGCCGAGGGCGGCGCGATGCTGCTGCTGGAGGACGAGGCCACCGCCCGCCGGCGCGGGGCCGCCGTCCGGGCGTACGTCGCCGGGCACGGCGCCACCTTCACCGGCGCCTCCCGCTGGGCGGAGTCCCGCGAGGGCCTGGCGGCGGCGATCCGGATCGCCCTCGACCGGGCCAGGATCTCGCCGGAGGAGGTGGACGTGGTCTTCGCCGACGCCCTCGGCATCCCGGCCGCGGACCGCGCCGAGGCGCTCGCGCTGGCGGACGCGCTCGGCCCGTACGCCGAGCGGGTCCCGGTCACCGCCCCCAAGTCCGGTACCGGGCGGGCCTACTGCGGCGCACCGCCGCTGGACACGGTGGCCGCCGTGCTCGCCATGGAGGACGGCGTGCTGCCGCCCACCCCGAACGTCACCGAGGTCGCCCACGACCTGGCCCTGGTGACCGGCCGCGCCCGCCCGGCCGAACTGCGTACCGCCCTGGTGCTCAGCCGCGGGCTGATGGGCTCCAACGCGGCCCTGGTGCTGCGGCGCGGCGAACCGGACTGA